A region of the Desulfovibrio desulfuricans genome:
TCCCTTACGCGCTGACCAACTGCCACAACAGCCTGTGCGCCGTGGGCGGCACCATCAATGAAGACGACCACCTCTTTGGTCTTTCTGCAGCGCGCAAGTACGGCGGCATTTTCGTGCCCCCGCATCTGGCGGTTATCCACCAGTATGTGCGCGAAATGATGACCAGGTGCGGCGGTATGATCCTTGGCTCAGACAGCCACACCCGCTACGGGGCGCTGGGCGTCATGGCCATTGGCGAAGGCGGGCCGGAACTGGTCAAGCAGCTGCTTGGCAAAACCTACGATGTGACCAATCCGCAAAAGGTTGTGGTCTGGCTTGAAGGCGCGCCCCGCCCCGGCGTTGGCCCGCAGGACGTGGCCCTTGCCATCATTGGCGCGGTGTTCAAAAACGGCTTTGTGAAGAACAAGGTCATGGAATTCATGGGCCCCGGCGTAGCGGGTCTTTCTGTGGAATACCGCTGCGGCATTGACGTCATGACTACAGAAACCACCTGCCTGTCGTCCATCTGGACCACGGACGAAAAGGTGCGCGACTACATGGCCATGCATGGCCGCGCGGGCGACTACGCCGAACTGCGGCTTGAAGGCCCGGCCTGTTACGATGGCCTTATCCGCGTTGATCTGAGCAGGATTGTGCCCATGATCGCCCTGCCCTTCCACCCCAGCAACGTGTACCCCGTGGCCGAAGTTGCCAAGCACGGGGCCGAACTGCTGGCCGAAGTGGAAGCCGAAGCCCTGCGCCAGTTTGGCGATGCGGCCAAGGGCCTGAACATGCGCGCCAAGGTGCGCGATGGCGGCGTGTGGGTGGATCAGGGCATTATTGCTGGCTGCGCGGGCGGCAATTTTGAAAACATCGCTCTGGCCGCCGCCATTCTGGACGGCAAATCCACGGGCAATCAGGCCTTCAATCTGGCCGTGTACCCCGCCAGCGAACCGCAAGGCCTTGCGCTCGTCAAAAACGGCGCAACCGCCAAGCTCATGCTCGCAGGCGCTGTGATGAAGACGGCCTTCTGCGGCCCCTGTTTCGGCGCGGGCGACACCCCGGCCCACGGCGCGCTTTCCATCCGCCACACCACCCGCAACTTCCCCAACCGCGAAGGCTCCAAGCCTTCCAACGGGCAGGTCTCCACGGTGGCCCTCATGGACGCCCGCTCCATCGCCGCCACTGCGGCCAACGGCGGCCGCCTTACCCCGGCGACCGAGCTTGACTGGTCTGCGCCCGCGCTGGCCAATGTTGATCTTTCCTATACTTTTGAGCCGCTCATCTACCACAGCCGCGTGTACAACGGCTTTGGCAAGGCGGAACCAGAAACCCAGCTCGTGCGCGGCCCCAACATTGCCGACTGGCCGAGCATGAGCCCTCTGCCAGAACATCTGCTCCTGCAGGTGGTGAGCGTGATCACAGACCCCGTCACCACCACGGACGAGCTGATTCCCTCCGGCGAAACTTCTTCCCTGCGCTCCAACCCGCTCAAACTGGCGGAATACACGCTTTCGCGCAAAGACCCCGGCTATGTGGGCCGCGCCAAGGCTGTGAATGCCATGGAAGCCGCCCGCCTCGCCAATCCCGCCGATGCGGAACTGCTTGCCAAGGCGCGCGGGCTCTTTGCCGTGTGCGGCCTTGATGTATTGCAGGGCGCAGCCGACCTCAAGCAGGTGGGCCTTGGCTCCACAATCTTTGCCGTAAAGCCCGGCGACGGCTCTGCCCGCGAACAGGCGGCCTCCTGCCAGAAGGTGCTGGGCGGCTGGGCCAATATGGCTGTAGAATACGCCACCAAGCGTTACCGCTCCAACCTTATCAACTGGGGCATGCTGCCCTTTATCGTTGATCCCTCGCTGGCCAACAGCCTGAAAGTCGGCGACTGGCTTGTGGTGCCCAACGTGCGCAGCGCCGTACAGAACGCCGACCCCACCTTCACCGGCTACGTTGCCAGCGAAGGCGGGCAGGCCCAGCAGATCAGCCTCGCACTCAAGGAACTGACCAGCGATGAACGCAAGATCATCCTCGATGGCTGCCTGATCAATTTCTACAACAGCTAGGCGAGAGTTTTGCGGGGGAGGGACCCTTTTAAAAAGGGTCTCCTCCCCCGTACCCCCTCCCCCTAAATTTTTTATTCTCCTATCTCGTATTCAAAACACCAAAAGGCCTCTGTGGGAATCCACAGAGGCCTTTTTACGTAATATGCTGAAAGAGAGCTGCTTACTTGGCGGCTTTCTTGTCTGTCTTTTTGTCAGCTTTCTTGTCCGCCTTGGCGTCTGCCTTGGCATCGGGCTTGACGGCGGCAGGCTGGGCTTCTTCCACAGCGGGGACCTTTTCCAGCTCCTGCTTGATGGCGGCCTTGAGTTCCTCGCTGGCGGTGGCGTCGGTCAACCCCGCGCGCAAATGTTCCGCGCCGCGCTTGGGATCTTCAAGAAAATAGATGTACAGCACGCCGAGGCTGTAGCGCACGGAGGCCTCATCCTTGATCTTCACGACCTGCTCAAGGGCCTCAGCGGCTTCCTTGTGGCGACCTTGATTGTGCTGGATAACGCCGAGCAGATACAGGGGCTTGGGATTGCTCACGTCCATGGTCACGGCACGCTGGGCAAAGGTTTCTGCCGCGTCCCAGTTCTGCGCGGTCACAAGATGCTCGATCAGGTGAATAAGCGCGCCAAGATCCTGCGGATTTTCCGCCACCTGACGCATGAGCTTGCCCACGGTCTGGGCGTCTTCGCCAGCTTCACCCCCGCCCATTCCCTGCTGTTGACGGGCCGCCACTGTAAGGTGGGGATTCTGGAACCGCGCCTTGAGCGAGGCCCCAAGCATCACAGCCAGCGCAACAGCCAGCGCGATAATGAGGATACGGGCGGAAAGGTTGCCTTTTTTCGTATCAGTCATGGTTGAGCATCTCCATCTGGGCAAGGCGCGCGGCCAGTGAACGCTGGCGAGCCGCCAGAAAAGCCATATACGAGCCAATGCCAATCCACACGGCGGCATTGGCCATGATTACCCATGTCAGTGTATCCATAGTTCCTCCGGGTGGAGTGAATGATTTCAGTTAGGGGCCGAAATATCAGGCGTTCAGCCGATTCTGCGCCAGCGCGTCAAGGCGGTCGCGCAGATCAAGCTGACGCTTGCGCAGCCACACAAGGGCCGCCCACAACAGACCAAAACAGGCCACGCAGGCCATGACGGTGACGCGCATTTCAGGTTCCAGCCCGCCGCCCTTGCTGCCAAAAACAGCCGGATGGATTGACCGCCAGATGCGCGCCGACATAAAGACCAGCGGCACATCCAGAAAGGCCACCACGCCCACCACGGCGCACACCGTATTGCGGCGCTGCGGCGGCAGATCAAGCCCGCGCAAAACCAGATAACCCGCGTACACGAACCACATGATCAGGGTTGTGGTCAGGCGCGGATCCCACGTCCACCACACGCCCCATGAGCGGCGCGCCCAGAGCATGCCCGTGACCAGCGCAAGGCCGCCCAGCAGCACGCCCACTTCTGCGGCGGCGGCAGCCAGCCTGTCCGCAGCGGGATTACGCCGCCACAGATAGGCCACAGATGCGCCAAACACCACAAAAAAGCTCACCAGCGCCCACCACGACATGGGCAGGTGGATGTAAAATATCTTTTGCGCCAGCCCCAGGGTCACTTCCTCGGGGGCATAGGCAAACACAAGCCACTGACAGGCGGCAAAGGCAACGCCCCCCAGCAGGGCCAGAATCTGCGGCAACGCCGAACACTTGGGCATTACTCGTCCCCCGCGTAGATGTATCCAAACAGCAAAAGCCCGGCACCCAGAAAAACGGCGTCAAAGGCGGCGGCAACGCCGAGCCACGCCCCCGGGCCATCCGGGTTGGGCGCGCCGAGCGCCTGCGCCCCCACGCTGATTCCCGCCAGCAAAAGCGGCGTCAGCAGCGGAAACAGCACAATACTCAGCAAAGACTCACGGGCGGCCTGCCCCTGCGCCAGCGCCCCAAGCAGGGAGCCGAGAGCGCACATGCCGATATCAGTCAGCACAAGGGCCAGCAGAGCCTCGGGCAATGGCCCGCCAAGCTCCTGCCCCAGAAAAACCACCGCCGCAGGCAGAAAAACAACCTGCGCCAGCACCAGCAGAGCAAGCCCCGCGCAGCCCTTGCCAAGCCATACGGCCTGCACCGGGGCGGGGCAGAGCAAAAGCCCGAGACGGGAATTGTTAACTTCTTCCAGCGCATAGAGCTGGTTGAAAATAAGCACCTGACAAAAGGCGGAGCTTATCCAGAACACAGCCGCAGCGCCTTGAGGAGCCATGCGCTCGCCAATGCCCTGCGACAGGCTGAATACAAAGAGCAGCAAAAGCCCGAGCAGCAAGGCCTGCACCAGCCCGCTGCCGCGCGCCAGCGTCAGGGCCAGATCCTTGCGGGCCATGGCAAACATCAGGCGCAGCATGCGGGGCCTCCCTGCGCGCGTTCAGAAGCCTCTGCGGCAGCGCCTGCCGGTGTTTCCACCGGAGCAAAGCCGCCAAAGCCAGCGGGGGAGCCGTCATAGGCCAGCTTGCGGTGTTCCAGCGCCAGCAGCCTGTCGGCCAGAGGCGCATCGCCCGCCAGATCGTGGCTGATAAGCACCACGCAGGCTCCGCGTTGCCGCGCTGCAAGAATCTCTCGCCGCAGCAGCGCCAGCGAGGCCACATCAAGGCCGGTGCCGGGTTCGTCCAGCAGGAGCACGTCCGGGGCCTGCATGAGCACCCGTGCCAGATTGAGGCGCTGGGCCATGCCGCGCGAGAACACGCCCGCCCGTTCGTGGGCATGGGCTTCCAGCCCCACGCGGGCCAGCCCTGCCATGATGTCGTCACGCGTCAGCTTGAGGCCGTATGCATCGCGCCAGAAGGCCAGATTTTCCACCGCCGTGAGGCCGGGATACAGAAAGGTAGCGTGCCCCAGATAGCCCACGCGGGCCTGATCTGCCACGTTGGCAGCGCCAGCGCTTGGGCGGGAAAGCCCTGCCATAATGCGCATGAGGGTGCTCTTGCCCGCGCCGTTGCCGCCCACGAGCAGCGAGACACTGCCCGCAGCAAGAGCGCAGCTTACGTCTTTAAAGACGACCTTGACGCCATAGACCTTGGCAACGCGCACAAGTTCCAGCAAGAGGGCCTCCTGCGGCTAGGCCGCGCTGTTCTCGCTGTCCGACTCCGGCGCGGGATTCTTGCGGCGGCGCAGACCGGCGAGGGGCAGAAGGCACATGATGGTGCCGCCGATCCACAGCCAGTTGACCAGCGGTTCCACGCTGACCTTGACCACAACCCTGGAACTTTCATCCAGCCCCAGCAGGGAGGCGTAGATTTCGTTGCCAAGGCCGGGGATCACGTCCACTTCGGAGAACTGCATGGTGCCGAACTTGTCGTACAGGCGGCGCTCCGGCGCGACAATGCCTATGGATTTGCCGTCCTTGAAGATTTCCAGCCGCGCGGCGATAAATTCATGGTCAACGCGGCGGCCCTCGCCCAGTTCGAGCAGGGTAGCAGTATAGCTGCCCACGGTGCTGCTTTCGCCCTTGGCGAGGATCATTTCGCGGTCAGTGGTGTACGGGCCTGAAAAGGATATGCCGATGGCGACCAGCGCCATGCCGATGTGCGCGCCCAACGCCCCGATGGTGACAGGCTGCGAGCGGTTGGCCTTGTCTGCCAGCAGCATGACGGCCCCAAGCACGATAGCTACAGCGGCGGAAGCGCCCAGCAGGGCCGTGGGCTGATGGTAGCCCAGCGCCCAGATAACCCCGGCGCTGGCCACAAAGGCCCCGATCACGGCAAAAAAGCCCTTTTTGTTGCGCAGGCCCCCGCCCCAGCCAAGCCAGGGGCAGGCCGCCATCATCACCACCAGCAACGCGCCGAGGGGCAGGCACACGCGGTTGTAGAAGCGGGCGTCAAGGCCGCGCGGCGCGGCAGACCACAACTTGCTGATGACGGGCCACATGGTGGCAACCAGAATAATCACGGCAAGCGCCAGCAGCACCCAGGCCACAAGGGTCAGAAAGCCCTCGCGGCTTTCAAGCCCGGCAAGGGGTTTGCCGGTTTTGGGCGTGGCAAAGGGAATCCACAGGGCAATGACAAGGCCGCCCAGCACAAAGATGGTCAGGGGCGTCCCCACGCTGCCGTCGCCAAAGGCGTGCACGGAGTCAATAACGCCGCTGCGCACGAGGTAGGTGGCAAAAAAGGCCGAAACCGTGGTGAGCACCATCATGGCAACGTTGACGCGCCCAAGCTTGCCCCGGCGGTCTTCAACAATCAGGGTATGCAGCGAGGCCGTGGCGATAAGCCAGGGCACCAGAGATGCGTTTTCGACTGGATCCCATGCCCAGTAGCCGCCCCAGCCAAGCTCCATGTAGGCCCACCATGCACCAAGCACGATGCCCGCCGTAAGGAAGAGCCACGCCAGAATGATGAAGGGCCGCGAAAGGCGGAACCACGAGCCTTCGCTGCTGCTCTGCCCCGAAAGACACTGGGCCAGCGCCAGACAGGCAGGCACGGCAAAGCCGCCGTAACCAAGGAACAGCAACGGCGGATGAAAGATCATACCGGGATTCTGGAGCAGGGGGTTCAGGCCGTTGCCGTCTGCCGGAACAGGCGATTGCAGCACAAAGGGATTGCTCCAGCTGGTGAGGATGAGGGCAAAAAAGCCCATGATGATGTAAAAAAAGCTCCAGTACCACAGGCGCGTAGGGCGGCTGAGGTTTCTGTAGGCCCGCGTGAGGGCAAAGGCGCTGCCGCTCAGGCCCACTGCCAGCGCCCAGAAGAGCATGGAGCCGGGCTGCCCGGCCCAGAAGGCCGTGAGGCGGTAAAATACGGGCAGTACGCGGTCAGTATAGCTGGCAACGTAGGCCACGCTGAAGTCGTTCCAGAACAGGGCGTGCAGCAGCAGTGCCGAGGCCAGCAAGAGCGCGCCGCTGATAACGAGGTGGGCTTTTTCCACCACGGCGAGGGAGTCTTCCCGGTTTTGCCACAATTGCAGAAGGGCCAGACCACAGCCGCCAAGTGCGGCCAGCAGGGCCACCAGTTGAAGGGCAAAGGCAAAAACGTACATAAGACTCCTTTATCCCGCTGAGGGGGCGGCCCGCCGCAGGGCGGGGCGTTGCTATCGTTTGGGCATCGGGTGCCCGATTACGGCTCTGCGCACTGAACTGAAACCCGGCCATCTTTGCAGGGAAAGCCCGCGACCGTGGCCTGCATATGGCCCGCAACTATTGACAGGGCGAAGGGCA
Encoded here:
- a CDS encoding hydratase, producing MIEIVNSSVVIDANGIRMAEEARAKGVDIESARKNSLSARILAAHNTGTDDNVLRIRFDAMASHDITYVGIVQTARASGLKEFPVPYALTNCHNSLCAVGGTINEDDHLFGLSAARKYGGIFVPPHLAVIHQYVREMMTRCGGMILGSDSHTRYGALGVMAIGEGGPELVKQLLGKTYDVTNPQKVVVWLEGAPRPGVGPQDVALAIIGAVFKNGFVKNKVMEFMGPGVAGLSVEYRCGIDVMTTETTCLSSIWTTDEKVRDYMAMHGRAGDYAELRLEGPACYDGLIRVDLSRIVPMIALPFHPSNVYPVAEVAKHGAELLAEVEAEALRQFGDAAKGLNMRAKVRDGGVWVDQGIIAGCAGGNFENIALAAAILDGKSTGNQAFNLAVYPASEPQGLALVKNGATAKLMLAGAVMKTAFCGPCFGAGDTPAHGALSIRHTTRNFPNREGSKPSNGQVSTVALMDARSIAATAANGGRLTPATELDWSAPALANVDLSYTFEPLIYHSRVYNGFGKAEPETQLVRGPNIADWPSMSPLPEHLLLQVVSVITDPVTTTDELIPSGETSSLRSNPLKLAEYTLSRKDPGYVGRAKAVNAMEAARLANPADAELLAKARGLFAVCGLDVLQGAADLKQVGLGSTIFAVKPGDGSAREQAASCQKVLGGWANMAVEYATKRYRSNLINWGMLPFIVDPSLANSLKVGDWLVVPNVRSAVQNADPTFTGYVASEGGQAQQISLALKELTSDERKIILDGCLINFYNS
- a CDS encoding CcmD family protein, whose translation is MDTLTWVIMANAAVWIGIGSYMAFLAARQRSLAARLAQMEMLNHD
- a CDS encoding cytochrome c biogenesis protein; translated protein: MPKCSALPQILALLGGVAFAACQWLVFAYAPEEVTLGLAQKIFYIHLPMSWWALVSFFVVFGASVAYLWRRNPAADRLAAAAAEVGVLLGGLALVTGMLWARRSWGVWWTWDPRLTTTLIMWFVYAGYLVLRGLDLPPQRRNTVCAVVGVVAFLDVPLVFMSARIWRSIHPAVFGSKGGGLEPEMRVTVMACVACFGLLWAALVWLRKRQLDLRDRLDALAQNRLNA
- a CDS encoding heme exporter protein CcmB, with translation MLRLMFAMARKDLALTLARGSGLVQALLLGLLLLFVFSLSQGIGERMAPQGAAAVFWISSAFCQVLIFNQLYALEEVNNSRLGLLLCPAPVQAVWLGKGCAGLALLVLAQVVFLPAAVVFLGQELGGPLPEALLALVLTDIGMCALGSLLGALAQGQAARESLLSIVLFPLLTPLLLAGISVGAQALGAPNPDGPGAWLGVAAAFDAVFLGAGLLLFGYIYAGDE
- a CDS encoding ABC transporter ATP-binding protein translates to MLELVRVAKVYGVKVVFKDVSCALAAGSVSLLVGGNGAGKSTLMRIMAGLSRPSAGAANVADQARVGYLGHATFLYPGLTAVENLAFWRDAYGLKLTRDDIMAGLARVGLEAHAHERAGVFSRGMAQRLNLARVLMQAPDVLLLDEPGTGLDVASLALLRREILAARQRGACVVLISHDLAGDAPLADRLLALEHRKLAYDGSPAGFGGFAPVETPAGAAAEASERAQGGPACCA
- a CDS encoding heme lyase CcmF/NrfE family subunit, whose protein sequence is MYVFAFALQLVALLAALGGCGLALLQLWQNREDSLAVVEKAHLVISGALLLASALLLHALFWNDFSVAYVASYTDRVLPVFYRLTAFWAGQPGSMLFWALAVGLSGSAFALTRAYRNLSRPTRLWYWSFFYIIMGFFALILTSWSNPFVLQSPVPADGNGLNPLLQNPGMIFHPPLLFLGYGGFAVPACLALAQCLSGQSSSEGSWFRLSRPFIILAWLFLTAGIVLGAWWAYMELGWGGYWAWDPVENASLVPWLIATASLHTLIVEDRRGKLGRVNVAMMVLTTVSAFFATYLVRSGVIDSVHAFGDGSVGTPLTIFVLGGLVIALWIPFATPKTGKPLAGLESREGFLTLVAWVLLALAVIILVATMWPVISKLWSAAPRGLDARFYNRVCLPLGALLVVMMAACPWLGWGGGLRNKKGFFAVIGAFVASAGVIWALGYHQPTALLGASAAVAIVLGAVMLLADKANRSQPVTIGALGAHIGMALVAIGISFSGPYTTDREMILAKGESSTVGSYTATLLELGEGRRVDHEFIAARLEIFKDGKSIGIVAPERRLYDKFGTMQFSEVDVIPGLGNEIYASLLGLDESSRVVVKVSVEPLVNWLWIGGTIMCLLPLAGLRRRKNPAPESDSENSAA